One Aquarana catesbeiana isolate 2022-GZ linkage group LG11, ASM4218655v1, whole genome shotgun sequence genomic window carries:
- the RASSF10 gene encoding ras association domain-containing protein 10, protein MESEEEWKISVWLCQEEKMVSGLTRRTTCADVVKVLLEDHNQKQPEEGSMLLGPPHSYCIVEKWRGFERILPNKTKILRLWTAWGEEQENVRFVLVRNEASLPNIGPRSAEAKVVLSRESPCPFRGTTNPTAVLTQERQRRVVRKAFRKLAKMNRKRQESLSRESNAVEKMETLVHLVLSQDHTIRQQVQRIKDLDRDIDRHEAKIHFDRMKRHGVNYVQDTYLVGVVPEKACDSGKEDKGPSDQLFVDFEDYAQQCEGVLLLQDQITQQEALIEQITAQIQEELNKRWMDRRQEELSSKDQDTDSTSGDLADCENELFLENERVKTELSTSLYIGLRLNTDLEAVKADLEYTQEVWDEKEKELQSLLQSMSAMELSEPQEGSGELSPGCSQVVERSSVDSPKVWAKKEVERCTNCEGNDEDSDTGLSSMHSQDSDSAQVCESLV, encoded by the coding sequence ATGGAGAGCGAGGAAGAGTGGAAGATCTCGGTATGGCTGTGCCAGGAAGAGAAGATGGTTTCGGGGCTCACCAGACGCACCACCTGTGCCGACGTGGTTAAAGTCCTGCTTGAGGACCACAACCAGAAGCAGCCTGAAGAAGGGTCCATGCTGTTGGGGCCTCCTCACTCTTACTGCATTGTGGAAAAGTGGAGGGGGTTCGAGAGGATACTTCCCAACAAAACTAAAATATTAAGACTTTGGACGGCTTGGGGAGAGGAGCAGGAAAACGTCAGGTTTGTGCTGGTTCGGAACGAAGCTTCGCTGCCTAATATAGGTCCCAGGAGCGCCGAAGCTAAGGTGGTCCTTAGCAGGGAAAGCCCATGTCCTTTCAGAGGAACTACAAATCCCACGGCGGTGCTGACCCAAGAAAGGCAGCGCAGGGTGGTGAGAAAGGCTTTCCGAAAGCTGGCCAAGATGAACAGGAAGCGGCAGGAGAGTTTATCCAGAGAGTCCAACGCCGTGGAGAAGATGGAAACGCTGGTCCATCTGGTCCTCTCCCAGGATCACACCATCCGTCAGCAGGTGCAGCGGATCAAGGATCTGGACAGAGACATAGACAGGCATGAGGCTAAAATCCATTTTGACAGGATGAAAAGACACGGGGTTAACTACGTCCAGGACACCTACCTGGTCGGGGTGGTCCCTGAAAAGGCTTGTGACAGCGGTAAAGAGGACAAAGGTCCTTCAGACCAGCTTTTTGTTGACTTTGAGGACTATGCTCAGCAATGCGAGGGGGTCCTATTACTGCAAGATCAAATAACGCAGCAGGAGGCATTGATCGAGCAGATTACTGCCCAAATCCAAGAGGAGCTAAACAAAAGGTGGATGGACCGGCGTCAAGAGGAACTGTCCTCAAAAGACCAGGACACGGACTCTACCAGCGGCGACCTGGCGGACTGTGAAAACGAACTCTTCCTGGAGAACGAACGGGTTAAAACGGAGCTCAGTACCAGCCTCTACATAGGACTGAGGTTGAACACCGACCTGGAGGCTGTCAAGGCCGATTTGGAGTACACCCAAGAAGTGTGGGACGAGAAGGAGAAAGAACTGCAAAGCCTTTTGCAGAGCATGAGTGCCATGGAACTGTCTGAACCTCAGGAGGGCTCTGGGGAGCTCAGTCCAGGGTGCTCCCAGGTCGTAGAGAGGAGCTCTGTGGACAGTCCAAAAGTTTGGGCCAAGAAAGAGGTGGAAAGGTGTACAAACTGCGAAGGGAACGATGAAGACTCAGACACGGGATTAAGTTCCATGCATAGCCAGGACTCTGATTCTGCACAAGTCTGTGAATCTTTGGTATAG